The window TCTTTTTAAGGTGGCATTTGTATTTGTTTTTTAGCTTTTGTTTTTCGAAGAGTTTTTTTAACTATGGTTTTTTCATTCTATACTGCATTGTGTATGTGTATAAGAAAGTAattgatgtgtatatgtatgggtgGCCGAACCATCTTAGGGTAGGCGACATTTACTCGTATATATTACGTGTGAGATAGAAGGTGCAAGTAACATACATATATGGTAAGAAACTACTTTAAAAGACTTATAATCTCTCTGTATCATAATGAATATAGCTAAAAACATAACACAATAGTAATAAATGAACCAAATATGTAATACCAACTAGTACAAATTAAGATTTGATTATTTGTTATCACTTATCATCCTTATTTTTAgtagccgtttggccataaaaattattcactttttttcggattttttttcacttttttaactttgaagttgtattccggaataccaaaaacaagaaaaacttatttttcaatttttttctcactttttttaccttttacaactacatttcaccaaaaattacaatttcaaaaaatatgaccaaacacaactccaacttcaaaaattctaaaaaaaagtgaatttatttttagtatttaTGGCCAAAACGGCAGCTAGTCACAACATTTTGTTAACATTATTGAAATGAAAAAAGCTCGCATGTAAAGAAATTATTAGAAAAAAATCATACAATTGGCTACAACTAATTGGATTAAACAATAGCGATTAATTGATTATTTTAGGTAATAtggtattattattatcatcatcatcatcatcatgagcAGCAGTATTAGATATTCTATGATTATATAGTATTAAGAAATATTTAAGAAATAGAAAGCTTGTAGTGGAGTAAATACAATTAAACTCAACGGTAAGTTTGAACAGTCCTTAATGGGCTTTATTACAAACTCAGTGAAAGAGAGCACATTAGCCCAACTATCCTAAACCCAATCACGACCGTTCGATCTACTACAACATCATCAAACGGCTTAGATTTAAAGGAAAAAATAAGACCGTTGGAAGTGAAGCGCCGATTATACAGCTTCAAATAGGGTGTCTTTGTTCACTCTCCAAAAATATCCCTTTTTACTCTAaacagaaaaacaaaaaaagagttTCTCTCAAATGGCTTCAAGAATTGTTCTTCAACAGCAAAATAAAGGTGAGATTTTtggttctttctttctttctttctttctttctttgtatACTTAGATTTTGAATCTTTTTGTTTTGATTAGTTTTCTTGTTCATTTGATTTGAATAAGTgattttcatttccaaaaatccCATGAATCTTATCTTTGTGTTTGATCTTTTAATTAATACTTACCcaagtctttttttttgtttctcttaAAGATGCTTAAATTAAATGTAAACAAGAGAGTCTGAGTAACTTCATTGCTTAGTTTTcttgtttgtttgatttgaaTAAGCGTTTTTGTCGtttcaagaaacccaaatggtaACCCATGAATcttattttgttaaaaaaaatctCATTTCTGTGATGTATCCTTCAATTTCTACTTACCCAAGTTGTTTATTCTTTGTTGTGTCTCTTAAAGATGCTTAAATTAAATGTAAACATGTGTGTATTAAAATTTCTGAAGTATGCTTCATAATTGTTCGTGTCCCAATGACAGACTAAATATTTCTAATGTCTGAATTAAATGTTATGAACTTCAGATGTAAATCTTGTAAGAAAAATGGGGCTTATTGCTATTCTTCAAATGAGTTTCTCGTAATATTCAGGATataaatttgtatttttattCGTAAACTAATCGACCTATTTGAGTATTTGTTATTAGGTGAACCTCTTGAAATGTTCTTGATAGATTATTCAGTAAATGATGTTACATAATCAGCCCTTTAAACATTATATTGAATGTTAGTAGTGTTTTGTTTGATACTAAATAGAAATGATGTTATATAATCAGCCCTTTAAATATTATATTGAATGTTAATGGTGTTTTGTTTGATACCAAAATAGAAATGATGTACATAATCAGCCCTTTAAATGTTATATTGAATGTTAATGGTGCTTTTTTTGATACTAAATAGGAATGATGTTAGTTAATCAGCCCTTTAAATATTACATTGAATGTTAATGGTGTTTTGTTTGATTCTAAAAAGAAATGATGTTACATAATCAGCCCTTTAAGTATTATTATTGAATGTTAGTGGTGTTTTGTTTGATATTGATGTCAAAGGTGTTTTGTTTGGTACTAAATAgaaatattggtatgttgttcAAGTGAGGTAGTAGTCCTTGATAACTAAGTAGAAATGATGTTATATAATCAGCCCTTTAATTATTATTGAATGTTAATGGTGTTTTGTCTGATACTAAGTGGaaatatttgtatgttgttcaggtGAGGTAGCGGTACCTGGTGCAGTAAAGCAGAAAAAGACTATGGCAGTAGAAGGGAGAAACCGAAAGGCGCTTGGCGATATTGGGAATCTGGCTACTGGACGTGGGGTCGAAGGAAAGCCGCCTCCTCAGGTATCTCGCCCGTTAACAAGGAGCTTTTGTGCACAATTGTTGGCTAATAATGCACAGGCAGCAGCTGAAAATCATAAGGTCATTAAGAAGTTTTTCCAATCAAAATGATGTTATAAAGTACTGATTTTGGTTGTTTGTTTTTACTGTCTGCAGAAATCTGTGGCTGTTAATGTAAAAGGAGCAAATGTTGCTAAAGTACCTGCAGTAAAGAAACCAGCTCAGAAGAAAGCCACAGTTAAGCCAAACCCTGAGGATGTTATTGTAATTAGTCCTGACACTCATGAAAGACTAATGGACAAAAAGATGCAAAGGAAGAAAAAGGCTGCTGAAGACCCAGCAAAGAAGAAATCAACTCTTACTTCAACTCTCACTGCTCGAAGCAAGGTTCGATATATATCCCAACTGATTTGGGATTGAGGCGTAGTTTTTATTGTTCTGTGTTTACATAATTGTGTCAGTTGTACTGATTTTTTTGTCAACATTATAAAGGCTGCATGTGGTCTGAGCAAGAAACCAAAGGACCAGATTGTGGACATTGATGCTGCAGATTTGAACAATGAATTGGCAGTTCTTGAATATGTTGAAGACATTTACAGTTTCTACAAACTAGCTGAGGTATATATTATCTATTGCTTCTGtctatttttgtttcttgaagaCATTTCTGTATTTGATaaacttgaatattttgtatGACTTTGCAGAATGAGACCAGAGTTCATGACTACATTGACTCACAGCCTGAGTTAAGCGAAAAGATGAGAGCAATTCTGATTGATTGGCTGATTGAAGTCCACCACAAATTTGAACTTAATCCAGAGACTCTTTACCTCACAATCAACATTGTTGATCGCTACCTCGCCGTGGAAACTACATCAAGAAGGGAACTGCAGTTGGTTGGCATTAGTGCTATGCTTATTGCCTCCAAATATGAAGAAATTTGGGCTCCTGAGGTATAGAACTATGCAAGTTTTGTTCACAATATGAGCTGCTAATGGCTAAAAAAGCTTACAACTTTCTGGATTTGATTTTTCAGGTCAATGACTTTGTGGGCATATCAGACAAAACTTACACTCATGATCAGGTGTTAACTATGGAGAAACAAATTCTTGGAGGTCTGGAATGGTACTTAACAGTGCCAACACCTTACGTGTTCCTTGCACGTTTCATTAAAGCTTCCATACCTGATTCAGAAGTAAGTTCTTTTGACATTCTTGACTACTACTATTTGTGTCACTATGA is drawn from Lycium barbarum isolate Lr01 chromosome 8, ASM1917538v2, whole genome shotgun sequence and contains these coding sequences:
- the LOC132607574 gene encoding G2/mitotic-specific cyclin S13-7-like isoform X2; this translates as MASRIVLQQQNKGEVAVPGAVKQKKTMAVEGRNRKALGDIGNLATGRGVEGKPPPQKSVAVNVKGANVAKVPAVKKPAQKKATVKPNPEDVIVISPDTHERLMDKKMQRKKKAAEDPAKKKSTLTSTLTARSKAACGLSKKPKDQIVDIDAADLNNELAVLEYVEDIYSFYKLAENETRVHDYIDSQPELSEKMRAILIDWLIEVHHKFELNPETLYLTINIVDRYLAVETTSRRELQLVGISAMLIASKYEEIWAPEVNDFVGISDKTYTHDQVLTMEKQILGGLEWYLTVPTPYVFLARFIKASIPDSEMESMVYFLAELGLMNYATIMYCSSMIAASAVYAARHTLNRTPFWNGTLKLHTGFSESQIIECAKLLVSYHSEAANHKLKVIYKKYSSSERGAVALLSPAKSLLAASSSSYAS
- the LOC132607574 gene encoding G2/mitotic-specific cyclin S13-7-like isoform X1 — protein: MASRIVLQQQNKGEVAVPGAVKQKKTMAVEGRNRKALGDIGNLATGRGVEGKPPPQVSRPLTRSFCAQLLANNAQAAAENHKKSVAVNVKGANVAKVPAVKKPAQKKATVKPNPEDVIVISPDTHERLMDKKMQRKKKAAEDPAKKKSTLTSTLTARSKAACGLSKKPKDQIVDIDAADLNNELAVLEYVEDIYSFYKLAENETRVHDYIDSQPELSEKMRAILIDWLIEVHHKFELNPETLYLTINIVDRYLAVETTSRRELQLVGISAMLIASKYEEIWAPEVNDFVGISDKTYTHDQVLTMEKQILGGLEWYLTVPTPYVFLARFIKASIPDSEMESMVYFLAELGLMNYATIMYCSSMIAASAVYAARHTLNRTPFWNGTLKLHTGFSESQIIECAKLLVSYHSEAANHKLKVIYKKYSSSERGAVALLSPAKSLLAASSSSYAS